In Anomaloglossus baeobatrachus isolate aAnoBae1 chromosome 3, aAnoBae1.hap1, whole genome shotgun sequence, one genomic interval encodes:
- the LOC142295893 gene encoding uncharacterized protein LOC142295893 isoform X2 — MEPDRDHMAARILDLTLEIIYWITGEDHTVVKTSSGECVTPRVSGGRSRTLSAITEPPPHSLIHEQKILELTHRITELLSGEVPIRCQDVTVYFSMEEWEYLEGHKDLYKEVMMKDPPSITSPDEVEMRPSNGHHYLAPRYEVENDNTRQTHSAIPNVPIVPHSKDLSTDTDGLRKLPSFNELLIGKERTQHGQGRILPHEKKSNLSLYDRIHKYERPFSCSECGKHFSRKSNLMEHVTIHTGNKPFSCSECGKCFTRKSNLMKHVKSHTGEKPFSCSECGKCFSQQSILFLHQRIHTGDKPFSCLECGKCFSQKAHLEGHLRIHTGEKPFACSVCGKCFCDKSALIEHQRTHTGETPYSCSECGKSFVQRSNLVKHQRIHTGEKPYACSVCGKYFSDKSSQIEHQRTHTGEKPYSCSECGKYFVHRSNLIIHQRTHTGEKPYSCSECGKRFSHRSGLVYHHSTHTGEKPFSCLQCGKCFVYKSDLVKHQIIHTGEKPFSCSQCGKCFVFKSDLVKHERTHTGEKPFSCSE; from the exons ATGGAGCCGGACAGAGACCACATGGCGGCTCGGATATTAGACCTCACCCTGGAGATAATCTACTGgatcactggagag GATCACACAGTAGTGAAGACGTCGTCTGGGGAGTGTGTGACCCCCCGTGTGTCAGGAGGGCGGAGCAGGACCCTGAGTGCCATCACCGAGCCTCCACCTCATTCACTGAtacatgagcagaagatcctagaactgacccacaggatcactgagctgctgagcggagag gtccctataaggtgtcaggacgtcaccgtctatttctccatggaggagtgggagtatctagaaggacacaaggatctgtacAAGGAGGTCATGATGAAGGATCCCCCGTCCATCACATCCCCGG ATGAAGTTGAGATGAGACCCTCCAATGGACACCACTATTTAGCACCCCGTTATGAAGTAGAGAATGATAATACCAGGCAAACTCACTCAGCAATTCCCAATGTACCAATAGTCCCTCACAGCAAAGATCTGTCCACTGATACTGACGGTCTTAGAAAACTACCTTCCTTTAATGAATTACTGATCGGTAAAGAAAGAACTCAACATGGACAAGGAAGAATACTTCCACATGAAAAGAAATCAAATCTTTCTTTATATGACCGAATTCACAAATATGAacggccattttcatgttcagaatgtgggaaacattttagtAGGAAATCAAATCTAATGGAACATGTAACAATTCACACTGGgaacaagccattttcatgttcagaatgtgggaaatgttttactcggaaATCAAATCTTATGAAACATGTAaagagtcacacaggggagaaaccgttttcatgttcagaatgtgggaaatgtttcagccAACAATCTATTCTTTTTCTACATCAGAGAATccacacaggggataagccattttcatgtcttgaatgtgggaaatgttttagtcagaaagcACATCTTGAGggacatctgagaattcacaccggggagaagcctttTGCATGTTCAGTTTGTGGAAAATGTTTTTGCGACAAATCAGCTCTTATTGAACATCAGAGGACTCACACTGGGGAaacgccatattcatgttcagaatgtgggaaatcttttgtcCAGAGATCAAATCTTGTTaagcatcagagaattcacacaggagaaaagccatatgcatgttcagtgtgtgggaaatattttagtgACAAATCAAGTCAAATtgaacatcaaagaactcacacaggggagaaaccatattcatgttcagaatgtgggaaatattttgtcCACAGATCAAATcttattatacatcagagaactcacacaggggagaagccatattcatgttcagaatgtgggaaacgttttagcCACAGATCTGGTCTTGTATATCAtcatagtactcacacaggggagaagccattttcatgtttgcaatgtgggaaatgttttgtctacaaatcagatcttgttaagcatcagataattcacacaggtgagaagccgttctcctgttcacaatgtgggaaatgttttgtcttcaaatcagatcttgttaaacatgaaagaactcacactggggagaagccattttcatgttctgaatga